In a genomic window of Methanofastidiosum sp.:
- a CDS encoding 50S ribosomal protein L30e, which yields MDVNREIKRTVDTGKVILGTNKSINSLKTGNAKMIIYAQNCPKNIKEDILYYSKISSIPILEFSGTSLELGTVCGKPFLVSVMVVMSPGESNILSGGKVYGN from the coding sequence ATGGACGTAAATAGAGAAATAAAGAGAACAGTAGACACCGGAAAGGTGATACTTGGAACCAATAAATCCATTAATTCTCTTAAGACGGGTAACGCTAAGATGATTATCTATGCTCAGAACTGTCCTAAAAATATTAAAGAGGATATTTTATATTACTCAAAGATATCAAGCATACCCATTCTAGAGTTTAGTGGTACATCACTGGAGCTGGGTACAGTTTGCGGTAAACCGTTTCTTGTTTCAGTAATGGTAGTTATGTCTCCCGGAGAGTCCAATATACTTTCTGGAGGTAAGGTTTATGGGAATTAA